From a single Sphingobium lignivorans genomic region:
- a CDS encoding FxDxF family PEP-CTERM protein, whose protein sequence is MKKVVFAAAAAMAALGLAPAANAAVVDPIDLSGGKVTDAFTGVVSGAGDFVDTFDFFLDTPSALTSSSITSILTTLKGAGDIDFTKVSFNGTILFDIYNNQFGGVDLATVAGVWLGAGAHTLVVEGTAFGAASYGGNINVSPVPEPATWAMMVAGIAAVGMTMRRRARNVRVAFS, encoded by the coding sequence ATGAAGAAGGTTGTGTTTGCGGCGGCAGCCGCAATGGCGGCACTCGGCCTCGCGCCGGCCGCTAACGCTGCGGTCGTTGATCCGATCGACCTGTCGGGCGGCAAGGTCACCGACGCGTTCACCGGAGTGGTTTCGGGCGCCGGCGATTTCGTCGACACCTTTGACTTCTTTCTGGACACGCCGAGCGCACTGACCTCGTCGTCGATCACGTCGATCCTGACGACGCTCAAGGGCGCCGGGGATATCGACTTCACGAAGGTGTCGTTCAACGGCACGATCCTGTTCGATATCTACAACAACCAGTTCGGTGGCGTTGACCTCGCAACTGTCGCTGGCGTCTGGCTGGGTGCCGGTGCGCACACGCTCGTCGTCGAAGGTACGGCCTTCGGTGCTGCGAGCTATGGCGGCAACATCAACGTGTCGCCGGTTCCCGAGCCCGCCACCTGGGCCATGATGGTTGCCGGTATCGCGGCTGTCGGCATGACGATGCGTCGTCGCGCTCGGAACGTCCGCGTCGCGTTCAGCTGA
- a CDS encoding FxDxF family PEP-CTERM protein, with product MKKQLIAASAALSALFAAPAVNAAVVDPIDLTGKTTDSFSGVIASAGAFTDVFSFTLDKASAMTSSSITSILTALGGAGDIDFTQVTFNNSIFFDVETNFAGTTDVAHISGVYLAAGSHQLTVSGFAYAPASYGGNINILPVPEPATWGLMLVGLSALGWAMRRRKPQAQISFG from the coding sequence ATGAAGAAGCAGTTGATCGCGGCTTCGGCCGCTCTTTCGGCGCTGTTCGCGGCACCGGCGGTGAATGCCGCTGTGGTCGATCCGATCGATCTGACGGGCAAGACGACTGACTCCTTCAGCGGTGTGATCGCCAGCGCGGGAGCGTTCACGGACGTCTTCTCGTTCACGCTCGACAAGGCGAGCGCGATGACGTCTTCTTCGATCACGTCCATTCTGACGGCGCTTGGCGGTGCCGGCGACATCGACTTCACGCAGGTCACCTTCAACAATTCGATCTTCTTCGACGTCGAGACGAATTTTGCCGGCACGACCGACGTGGCTCATATCAGCGGCGTTTATCTCGCGGCCGGTTCCCATCAGCTGACGGTGAGCGGCTTTGCCTATGCGCCGGCAAGCTATGGCGGCAATATCAACATCCTGCCGGTGCCCGAGCCAGCAACCTGGGGCCTGATGCTTGTCGGTCTCTCGGCGCTGGGCTGGGCGATGCGGCGTCGCAAGCCGCAGGCGCAGATCAGCTTCGGCTGA
- a CDS encoding M13 family metallopeptidase: protein MHRSILAIALASASLSACSARLSETAAPAAPTAPAAAETAAAPKAAIGDFGFDMNGMDAGVAPGDDFYAYANGTWEKATPIPEDKSNYGMFTVLDDLSKQRTQEILDEAKNDATSKIGNAYAAYLDAATVEAKGLAPIQPWLDSIKAVKSRADYVALLAQTPRNGVSGPFRGYVGQDDKAPDQYIFVMMQGGLGMPDRDYYLQPGEKMEATRKAYVAHLAKMFALAGEPDGERRAAAIMELETAIAKIHWSRVDSRDAEKTYNKMTLAELAKLAPGFDFAGMLKGAGIHSDTLLVSQPSAIKGEAEILSKAPLAVLKDQLLIRSLDDYADYLPDAIGAESFAFYGTTLSGTPQREERWKRAVNFVKGSLGEEVGKVYVARYFPPETKAAADELVRNVLVAMGKRIDGLEWMSDEAKARAHKKLDAFIPKIGYPDKWRDYAGLDVRRDDLFGNAMRSNQFDYDYNIGKLGQPIYRWEWFMTPMEINAYANFGMVEIAFPAAILQPPFFDPYADAAINYGGIGAVIGHEISHHFDDQGAKYDENGRLVQWWTEQDVKNFKALTDKLVKQYDAYEPLPGEHVNGSLTLGENIADLAGLTVAYEAYKASLDGRDAPVIDGMTGDQRFYLGWAQVWRRNYREANLRQRLLTDPHAPSKERVAIVRNLDPWYEAYTVPATARLALSPENRVRIW from the coding sequence ATGCATCGCTCCATTCTTGCCATTGCCCTGGCGTCAGCCAGCCTCTCGGCCTGTTCGGCCCGCCTCTCCGAAACGGCCGCACCAGCTGCACCAACCGCGCCTGCTGCTGCGGAAACTGCCGCCGCGCCCAAGGCCGCCATCGGGGACTTCGGCTTCGACATGAACGGCATGGATGCCGGCGTCGCGCCCGGCGACGACTTCTATGCCTATGCCAACGGCACCTGGGAAAAGGCCACGCCGATCCCCGAGGACAAGTCCAACTATGGCATGTTCACCGTGCTCGACGATCTTTCCAAGCAGCGCACGCAGGAAATCCTCGATGAGGCCAAGAACGACGCCACCAGCAAGATCGGCAATGCTTATGCTGCCTATCTCGATGCGGCGACGGTCGAGGCCAAGGGGCTGGCGCCGATCCAGCCCTGGCTCGATTCCATCAAGGCCGTGAAGAGCCGCGCCGACTATGTCGCGCTGCTGGCGCAGACGCCGCGCAATGGCGTCTCCGGCCCGTTCCGGGGCTATGTGGGACAGGATGACAAGGCGCCCGATCAGTATATCTTCGTGATGATGCAGGGCGGGCTGGGGATGCCCGACCGCGATTATTACCTGCAGCCGGGCGAGAAGATGGAGGCGACGCGCAAGGCCTATGTCGCGCATCTCGCAAAGATGTTCGCGCTGGCCGGCGAGCCGGACGGAGAGAGACGTGCCGCCGCGATCATGGAACTGGAGACGGCGATCGCGAAGATCCACTGGAGCCGGGTCGACAGCCGGGACGCCGAGAAGACCTATAACAAGATGACCCTCGCCGAACTGGCGAAGCTCGCGCCGGGTTTCGATTTCGCCGGGATGCTCAAGGGCGCGGGGATCCACAGCGATACGCTGCTGGTCTCGCAGCCGAGCGCCATCAAGGGCGAAGCGGAGATTCTCTCCAAGGCGCCGCTCGCGGTGCTGAAGGATCAGCTCCTGATCCGCAGCCTGGACGATTATGCGGATTATCTGCCCGACGCGATCGGCGCGGAGAGCTTCGCCTTTTACGGGACGACGCTCAGCGGCACGCCGCAGCGCGAGGAGCGCTGGAAGCGCGCCGTCAACTTCGTAAAGGGATCGCTCGGCGAGGAAGTGGGCAAGGTTTATGTCGCGCGCTACTTCCCGCCCGAGACGAAGGCTGCGGCGGACGAGCTCGTGCGCAACGTGCTTGTCGCGATGGGCAAGCGGATCGACGGCCTCGAATGGATGAGCGACGAAGCCAAGGCCCGGGCCCACAAGAAGCTGGACGCCTTCATCCCCAAGATCGGTTATCCCGACAAATGGCGCGACTATGCCGGGCTGGACGTGCGCCGGGACGACCTCTTCGGCAATGCCATGCGCTCCAACCAGTTCGATTATGACTATAATATCGGCAAGCTCGGCCAGCCGATCTATCGCTGGGAATGGTTCATGACGCCGATGGAGATCAATGCCTATGCCAATTTCGGCATGGTCGAGATCGCCTTTCCCGCCGCCATCCTTCAGCCGCCCTTCTTCGATCCGTATGCGGACGCCGCCATCAACTATGGCGGCATCGGGGCAGTGATCGGCCATGAGATCAGCCATCATTTCGATGACCAGGGCGCGAAATATGACGAAAATGGCCGTCTCGTGCAGTGGTGGACCGAGCAGGACGTGAAGAACTTCAAGGCGCTCACGGACAAGCTCGTGAAGCAATATGATGCTTATGAACCCCTGCCCGGCGAGCATGTGAACGGATCGCTCACGCTGGGAGAGAATATCGCCGATCTCGCCGGCCTCACGGTCGCTTACGAGGCTTACAAGGCCTCCCTGGACGGGAGGGACGCACCCGTGATCGATGGCATGACCGGCGATCAGCGTTTCTATCTCGGCTGGGCGCAGGTGTGGCGTCGCAATTATCGCGAGGCGAATCTGCGGCAGCGGCTGCTGACCGACCCCCATGCGCCTTCCAAGGAACGCGTGGCGATCGTGCGCAATCTCGACCCCTGGTATGAGGCTTACACCGTGCCCGCCACGGCCCGCTTGGCTCTTTCGCCGGAGAACCGGGTGCGCATCTGGTAA
- a CDS encoding LysR substrate-binding domain-containing protein, giving the protein MRRLPPLTALEAFVQVARTGSVKAAAEELALSAPALSRRIQALERFLGYNLFDRKHQQLELNQHGVGLLKEIAPALDALSAAIETATSGARTMRVRLGMLPLFASQRLFPRLGEFHRAHPDVHLDVDTSPNAIARLGEGLDAAIALARDVDSSLYARELDRDDVYLIGSRAMLEGEKAIRTPQDIARQTILVHRDMSATFDVWKEAVGLPQLMPASVDYYDSGALMLEAAAQGLGIAIMHGRHFAHAHDPRLVRLFDIHVESPYRYFFVCRPRALERRGVRLFHDWLIQAEI; this is encoded by the coding sequence ATGCGCCGCCTACCCCCGCTGACGGCCCTGGAGGCATTCGTTCAAGTCGCCCGCACGGGGTCCGTCAAGGCGGCGGCGGAGGAGCTCGCCCTTTCGGCGCCGGCGCTCAGCCGTCGTATCCAGGCGCTGGAGCGCTTCCTTGGCTACAACCTGTTCGATCGCAAGCATCAGCAGCTGGAACTCAACCAGCATGGGGTCGGCCTGCTGAAGGAGATCGCCCCGGCGCTCGATGCGCTGAGCGCGGCGATCGAGACGGCGACAAGCGGCGCGCGGACCATGCGGGTGCGCCTCGGCATGCTGCCGCTCTTCGCCAGTCAGCGGCTGTTTCCGCGGCTTGGCGAGTTCCATCGCGCGCATCCCGACGTGCATCTCGACGTCGACACCAGCCCGAACGCCATCGCGCGGCTTGGAGAAGGGCTGGACGCGGCCATCGCGCTTGCGCGCGATGTCGATTCCTCCCTGTACGCGCGCGAGCTTGATCGTGACGACGTCTATCTCATCGGGTCCCGGGCCATGCTCGAAGGAGAGAAGGCCATCCGGACGCCGCAGGATATCGCGCGCCAGACCATCCTGGTTCATCGCGACATGTCCGCCACATTCGATGTGTGGAAGGAGGCCGTGGGCCTGCCGCAGCTGATGCCCGCCTCGGTCGATTATTATGATTCGGGCGCGCTCATGCTCGAAGCGGCGGCGCAGGGGCTCGGCATTGCGATCATGCATGGTCGTCACTTCGCGCATGCCCATGATCCGCGCCTGGTGCGCCTGTTCGACATCCATGTGGAAAGCCCCTACCGCTACTTCTTCGTCTGCCGGCCCAGGGCACTGGAGCGCCGCGGCGTAAGGCTGTTCCACGACTGGCTCATCCAGGCCGAGATCTGA
- a CDS encoding response regulator, protein MPTTRILTVDDSRSMRALLRMTLAGNGFEVIEAEDGQAALDWLEDHDVDLIITDINMPRLDGFGLIGRLREERRRHVGRPILVLTTEASDEKRALARAAGATGWIVKPFDPERLIAAVRHVVH, encoded by the coding sequence ATGCCGACAACACGGATTTTGACGGTCGACGACAGCAGGAGCATGCGCGCGTTGCTGCGCATGACGCTGGCCGGCAATGGCTTTGAAGTGATCGAAGCCGAGGATGGCCAGGCAGCCCTCGACTGGCTCGAGGACCATGACGTCGATCTCATCATCACCGACATCAACATGCCGCGACTCGACGGCTTCGGGCTGATCGGGCGGCTGCGCGAGGAACGCCGGCGCCATGTCGGCCGTCCCATCCTCGTGCTCACCACGGAAGCATCGGACGAGAAGCGGGCGCTGGCGCGCGCCGCCGGTGCGACAGGCTGGATCGTCAAGCCCTTCGATCCCGAGCGGCTGATCGCGGCCGTGCGGCATGTCGTGCACTGA
- a CDS encoding class I SAM-dependent methyltransferase: MATKGSVLTERRTSASDYIKFLHAWIRKPRQTASIVPSSPYLGRMMASQIDPQGGPVIEFGGGTGALTRQILATGLPSDQLEVVEINETLARNLRRSLHGVRVIEAPAQSVLAEAAGGAGGYQCVISGLPLLAMSKSLQHAIVAEAFRLLRPGGAFIQFTYSPRPPLAESVADALDLGVERIGTIVRNVPPATVFRYRRAADIAQD, encoded by the coding sequence ATGGCCACCAAGGGATCTGTGCTGACGGAGCGCCGCACAAGCGCCAGCGACTATATTAAGTTTCTCCATGCCTGGATTCGCAAGCCCCGGCAGACGGCGTCGATCGTGCCGAGCAGCCCCTATCTGGGCCGGATGATGGCGTCCCAGATCGATCCGCAAGGCGGACCGGTCATCGAGTTCGGGGGCGGCACGGGCGCGCTCACGCGGCAGATTCTGGCCACTGGCCTGCCCAGCGACCAGCTCGAGGTGGTGGAGATCAACGAGACGCTGGCGCGCAACCTGCGCCGGAGCCTTCACGGCGTGCGGGTGATCGAGGCGCCGGCCCAGTCCGTCCTGGCGGAAGCAGCGGGCGGCGCGGGCGGCTATCAGTGCGTCATCAGCGGCCTGCCGCTGCTGGCCATGAGCAAGTCGCTGCAGCATGCCATCGTCGCCGAGGCGTTCCGGTTGCTCAGGCCCGGCGGCGCTTTCATCCAGTTCACTTATTCGCCGCGCCCGCCCCTCGCGGAGAGCGTGGCCGATGCGCTCGATCTCGGCGTGGAACGCATCGGGACGATCGTGCGGAATGTGCCGCCGGCCACCGTCTTCCGCTATCGCCGCGCGGCAGACATCGCGCAGGACTGA
- a CDS encoding M28 family peptidase — protein sequence MAIFLRAAALSALLPASMASAEPQTVSWDIVAGLTTEIGPRLAGSPAEARARDWAAARLRKLGFSNVAIEPFTVRSYVRGEDRARLTAPYEQPLAITALGYSGTTPDKGIEAELVYFPTMDALRAAPAGSLAGKIAFIDHAMKANQDGSGYGPFGAARRQGPALAAQKGAIGTVIRSVGTDSHRVPHTGVTTFPEGVTAIPAGAVSNPDADLIARVAKQGKPMRLSLMLTGRTTENLPSGNVVADLVGRDPSLPPILVACHLDSWDIGTGAIDDGAGCAIVTDAALRAQRDGKALRTIRVLWAGSEEIGVFGGAAYAEKHGSEPHALAMESDFGAGRIWKVEMKLGAQNKPMAERISATLAAMGIVTGRDMAGGGADVGAIIAKQKLAVIDLAQDGTDYFNLHHTADDTLDKVDPALLEQNVEAWTQVLSIVANEPGPIAAE from the coding sequence ATGGCTATTTTCCTGCGCGCCGCGGCGCTTTCCGCTCTTCTCCCCGCATCGATGGCCTCGGCCGAACCGCAGACGGTCTCGTGGGACATCGTGGCCGGCCTCACGACAGAGATAGGACCGCGCCTTGCCGGTTCCCCGGCCGAGGCGCGGGCGCGGGACTGGGCTGCCGCGAGGCTGCGCAAGCTGGGCTTTTCCAATGTCGCCATCGAGCCCTTCACGGTGCGCAGCTATGTGCGCGGAGAGGACCGCGCGCGCCTCACCGCGCCTTATGAGCAGCCGCTGGCGATCACGGCGCTCGGCTATAGCGGGACGACGCCGGACAAGGGCATCGAGGCGGAACTGGTCTATTTCCCGACAATGGATGCGCTGCGCGCCGCGCCGGCCGGGTCGCTTGCGGGCAAGATCGCCTTCATCGATCACGCCATGAAAGCCAATCAGGATGGAAGCGGCTATGGTCCGTTCGGCGCCGCGCGGCGGCAGGGGCCGGCTCTGGCCGCGCAGAAGGGCGCCATAGGCACGGTGATCCGCTCGGTCGGAACGGACAGCCATCGCGTGCCTCACACGGGCGTCACGACCTTTCCCGAGGGCGTCACGGCCATTCCCGCCGGCGCCGTGTCCAATCCCGATGCCGATCTCATTGCCCGCGTGGCGAAGCAGGGCAAGCCGATGCGGCTTTCGCTCATGCTCACCGGCCGGACCACGGAGAACCTGCCGTCCGGCAATGTCGTCGCCGATCTGGTCGGGCGCGATCCCTCGCTGCCGCCGATCCTCGTCGCCTGCCATCTTGACAGCTGGGACATCGGCACGGGCGCCATCGATGATGGGGCGGGTTGCGCCATCGTCACCGATGCGGCGCTGCGCGCGCAGCGGGACGGGAAGGCGCTGCGCACCATCCGCGTGCTCTGGGCGGGCTCGGAGGAAATCGGCGTGTTCGGCGGCGCGGCTTATGCGGAGAAACATGGCAGCGAGCCCCATGCGCTGGCCATGGAAAGCGATTTCGGCGCCGGGCGCATCTGGAAGGTGGAGATGAAACTCGGGGCCCAGAACAAGCCTATGGCCGAGCGCATATCCGCCACGCTCGCCGCGATGGGCATCGTGACGGGGCGTGACATGGCGGGCGGCGGTGCCGATGTGGGCGCCATCATCGCGAAGCAGAAGCTGGCGGTGATCGACCTGGCGCAGGACGGCACGGACTATTTCAATCTTCACCACACGGCGGATGACACACTCGACAAGGTCGACCCGGCGCTGCTGGAGCAGAATGTCGAGGCCTGGACGCAGGTGCTGTCCATCGTAGCCAACGAGCCCGGCCCGATCGCGGCCGAATAA